The genomic region AACCATTGCCAACTTGCTAACAAATACCATTGCCGTACCTAATTACCAACGAGCCTATGCGTGGCGAGAATGGCGGGACAAAGGGCAGCTTAGCCAGTTTATAGAAGACCTTGAAGAACACTATAAAGCTATTACTACAGCAGGGCTAACTACTCCTTACCACTTTGGGCATTTTTTATTTGAAAAGAATGAAGATGATAATTTTTACGTAATTGACGGCCAACAAAGACTGACAACAATTGTTATATTTTTAGCTGCCACTTCAGCTAATTTAAATAATTATAATATTAATCTTAATAAATTTTCAACCATTGGTTATGATAATCAATTTTTTATTGACTATGTGATGAATAAAACCAAAACAAATAAAGACAATTTACCAACAAAATCATCACAGCGTATAGCTAATGCCTTTGACTATTTTAACAAAAGATTACCCTACAAAGTACAAGAACATATTGAGGCTCTTGTTGATATAGTTTTAAAAGCAAGCTGTACTACGGCTCAGTTGGTTCAAAATTCTATGCAGGCTGCTCAAATGTTTATTTTTCAAAATGATAGGGGGCTGAAAGTTACCATTCTAGAAAAAATAAAAGCCCAATTCATGCATAAGTTACATCTCTTTGGGAGTGGACAGGCCGCCGAAAACATTAATAAGCTCCAGCAACATTTTGAAAATATCTATAAAGCTCAAGCCATTATTAATATAGATGAAGATACCGTTTTGGGGTGGTTTGCCAGAGTTTGGTATGGAAAGCTTACACCTACAATTAATGTTCATGAAGAAATTATGCAAACATTTAACAATGAGAAATTTCAGGGAACAAAGGGTGTTGATTTTATCTTAAGGTTTTGTGAACAATTAGAAAAGTGTTTTAATAATTTAATTTATTTTTACAGAGATGATAGTTTGAATTTTCCCAATATACGTAGTTTAATCATTTTAGAAGACGAAAGTTATCTCTTTATGCCTTTTATTATTAAAGCCTATAACTTTAATTTACCTAAAGCTGACATTGATACTTTGTGCAATAATTTTATGGCTCTTGAAGTACGCAGACGCTTAATAGGCGGTAAAGGCTACTTGCATCAACGTTTAGGTGATGTGTTTAATAAGTTTAATGACAACAGTAACGATATAAGCCCTATTACAGACCGAATTGAAGTTTTAAAAACGATGCGAAGCGGTCAAAAAATAGAAATAAATGAATTTAAAATTGCTGGAGACTATTGGAATAACACCAAAATAAAAGAAGCCTTAGAAGAGTCTGTTGAAGATAAAGAAAAAGTTATTAAATTTATTTTATGGCAATATGAAACAAATAACGGTGATAAATGTAATTATGATTACGATGAGCTTTCATTAGATTATATTCGTGCTAAACCCGGTAAAAATTATACTAAATTTGACTTGTTGGGGAATTATATTTTATTAACTCCTCGAAACACTGTTAAAGGTGACTCTAGTTTTGACAAAAAGAAAAGCAGCTTTATTCATTTAAAGCAACAACTTGAAATTAGAGACGACCATCAATTAGAGGTGTGGGATAGCGAGGCCATTGAAAAACGCCATAAAAAATTAGTACAATTTGTGCTAGAGAACTTATAGCCCATTTCCATAGGAAGGTAAATTAAAACATGGCATGGACAAAAGCCCCTGCGGATATGACCGATTGGCTTACCACACAGATGGAGCACTACCCGCTACAATACCGCCCCATGTTTGGTTACCCTACATGGTTTTACAACGGTAATATGTTTAGCAGCGTGCACGGCGAAAATATTATGCTACGTTTAAAACCCGCCGACCAAGCGGCCATGATGGAAGCTTTTGATGAGGTGCAGCCCTTTGTGGCCTTAAATGGTAAGGCCATGAAAGATTACGTGATGTTTAGTGCCGATTTGTTTAGTGAAACACCTGAACTGCAAAAATGGTTTGATAAAGGTTTTGAACATGTAAAAAGTTTGCCGGTTAAAGAGCCGAAGGTTAAAAAATCTAAGTAAAATGAGTTAATCATGCACAACACCGACACCTACTTCCTCATCTCTGGCTTGCAACACTTTACCTTTTGCCGCCGCCGCTGGGCCTTAATTTATATAGAGCAAGTTTGGGCCGACAACGCCCTTACTATACAGGGCGCACTTATGCACGAAAAAGCCCATAACCCGCTTTTAACCGATAAACGAGGTAATGTACTCATTAGCCGCGAAATGCCCATTATCTCGCATAAGCACCAAATGCAGGGTAACTGCGATATTGTTGAGTTTATAAAAGCCGATGAGGGCGTGCCGCTATTTGGCCGTGAAGGGCTGTGGCAACCCACACCGATTGAGTATAAAAAAGGCAAAGGCCGAGTAAGCGGAGGGCTTTGCATATCGCATGGCCACGAGGCCGATAGCCGCCAACTGTGCGCACAGGCGATGTGCCTAGAAGAAATGCTGTGCTGTAAGCCCATCGAAACAGCCTATATTTATTATGGTGAAATTAAACGCCGTGAGCCTGTAGCCATTACTGTCGAGCTACGGCAAAATGTGGCCAATTTACTGGCCGAAATGCGTAATTACTACGCGCGGGGCTACGTACCCAAAGCCAAACCCGCTAAACATTGTGATAACTGCTCGCTAAAAGAGGAATGCCTGCCCAATTTAGCTAAAAGAGAAAGCGTAAAAAGTTATTTAGCGAATATGTTAAGTGATGATGATTAAAACTTTACTTTTGTAAGTAATTTAAATCAATGGTTAAACCTTCAAAGCTGTGTACCTTAATGCTAGCCTCGTTACGGTGTACGCTTTCTACATAAACACCATCGTTATTAAGTACAAAGATGTGCACAAAATAGGGGTTACGCACCACCCAATTCTCTTTTACTCCAGCACGCTCATAAGCAGCACGTTTTTTGCCTAAATCGGTTTTAAGGGTGCTAAAAGAGCCTATCTCTATCACCCTGTTATATCAAGTAAACCATCATTTATTCCGTAAAGGCTTTTTGTTACCTTCTCAATAATTTTTTCTTGTGCTTTCTATCTTCATATAAAAAGGCTCATGCCTTGCGCAAAAAAAGCTATAAGGCCATGCATGGTGAAGAGGAAACCTAAAAAGGTTTTAAAAGCCACAAAGAAAGCACTCTTTTTAGAAGAGTGCCTTAGTAATTAAATAAAATAGAGCTGTTTTAACCTTTGCTAAATGTAATCACCTTTTATTCAAGCAAAGAAATCATAAACAAAGCATACTGAAACCATTCCATTGCATCTTCATCCGTCATGTAGCTTGTATCACCATCTATATTTACATACTCCCAGCCATTTCCTAAAGCTGTCAATACTCCTTGGTCTCCCCCCATATCGCCATTTATCGGGTCATCTGCCGTCCAGCTAATAATATTGCCATCTTCATCTTTTCTTTCAAAGCCAAAATACCTATCTCCCATAACAACTTTAGTTAAATTGGCATCATCAACCCTATTGCCGGCTTCATCAAGTATGTCTCTATCAAAATAAAACTCTAGCCATGCTCTAAATTCGTGCCAACCATCAGCGTAGCCATCAAAATATTCGGGTGGTAGCGTTTCCATTTCGCCAGTAAATCTTGCACGGCCGGTATCTACAAATAAGGCAGTAGTATCATCTTGCCCAACCCAAAACCTATCGGGCACATCGGCAAAGTTTACCCTGCTATCATCATTTCGCATTAAAAAAGCACGCGCCGTAACTTCGTTATCAAAACGTTCAATAATAGCGGCCCGCATAGCTAAAGCGCGTGCGCTTAAACCATTGGTTTCTTCGGCCCCATTGCTATTCCTGTTAAGATTGCAGGCCACCGCTAAAGCTGCAAATATGGCTGCAATTAGCCAAACCATTTTGTTTTTAACCATTTTTCTCTCCTTTTATGGCTATTTAATTTTGGCTAATCACTAAAGAAAAGATTCTTAGCAGCTATGCTGCTAAGATGCAATAGGCTAGCCTATTTTTTTTCAATTTTTTCAGAAAATAACCTGCTCATTTTATTTGCCATGCCCTTTAACTTGTGGTATACTAAAGCCATGAGCAATATCCCCCTTAACAAATACCTTACTTTAACCGACTATTTTAACCTACTTCTTGATGAACGCGGCAAACAGGAGCTTATAGATGGTATACTCACCATGTCTCCCTCTCCTAGCAGTAATCATGCCCGAATGGTGCGGCATTTAACAAAGTACCTTATTAATTATTTTGATGATAAAACCTGTGAATTTTTTGCCGACCACGATGTTCAGCTCTTTCAAGATGAGCCGCTTATTTACCGCCCCGACTTATTAGTTGTATGCGACCGCAGCAAAATTACCGAACAGCAAATATTAGGGGCTCCCGATTTTATTGTGGAAGTTGGTTCACCGTCCACCCTTAACAGAGATTTAACCAAAAAACGCACCGATTACGAACGCGCAGGCGTTGCCGAATATTGGGTAATGGTTAGCCCAGTGCTGGTTTATACATACTGCCTCAATGCTGATGGAAAATTTGAAGAGACCGTACACCGTAACCCCAAAAGCATAAAAGTGCATAGCTTTGATGAACTTGTTATCGATTTTAGCCGCTTACAACAAGGAATGTAACCCATGAGCAGCATACCTCTTAACAAATACTTTACTTTGCAAGATTATTTTAGCTTACCTTATAAAGGCAATGAAGAGCCGCGTTTTGAGCTAATTGATGGAATAATGATGATGTCGCCATCGCCCAGTAATAAACATCAGCAAATTATGCTTAATTTAACTAGGCAGTTGGCCAATTTTTTTGATGATAAAGCTTGCCAAGTTTTTTTTGAATTTGATGTCAAACTCTTCCCTCGCAAAGCCACTGTTTATTGCCCAGATTTGATTGTGGTATGCAACTCAAACCAAATTACCGAGCAATATATAGATGGCCCGCCTAACTTTATCATCGAGGTAGGCTCACCCGGCACCCTTCATAAAGATTTAACCAAAAAACGCACCGACTACGAACGCGCAGGAGTAAACGAATATTGGGTAGTTGATGGCGTTTATCGTGTTTATACCTATCTGCTTAATGAAAATAATAAATATGATGAAATTATTTACGAAAAACAAAAAGAAATACCTGTTAAAAGCTTTACAGGCTTAACTATTAGCTTTGAACGCCTACAAAAAATGCTATAAAAAATGAAAAAACTTTTAAATACCCTTTATGTTAATCAACCCGATGTCTACCTATCATTAGATGGGGAAAACATTGTCTTTTTAGGGGTAAATAATGTCGAAGTAAATCCTCGCCGCCCGCTGCACTTATTTGAAGGCATTGTGAGCTTTGGTTACCGCGGTGTAAGCCCAGCCCTTATGGGCAAATGCGTCGAAATGGGCATTAGCCTCAGCTTTTGTAAGCCTAGTGGCCGTTTTTTAGCCGAAGTTAGCGGCGAGGTGCGTGGTAATGTGCTCCTAAGGCGCAAACATTACCGCATAGCCGATGATGTAGAGCAAAGTTTAAGTTTAGCTAAAGTTATTACCGCAGCCAAAATAACCAATAGCCGTTGGGTGTTAGAACGAGCCACTCGCGACCATGCCCTGCAAGTTGATGGTGAAAAAATTACTAGGGCCATTACCAGCTTAAAAAAGGCTAAAGATGATGCCCTAAAGAGCCTAACCCACGAAGAACTGATGGGTATAGAGGGCAAAGCTGCCAGCAGCTACTTTTGGGCCTTTGATGAACTTATCTTACATAGTAAAGAACATTTTTATTTTAAAGAGCGCACTAAACGCCCACCAATGGATAACGTTAATGCCCTACTCTCCTTTGTTTACAGCTTACTTACCAAAGAGATAGCCTCTGCTTTAATTGCGGTGGGATTAGACCCTTTTGTAGGTTTTATCCATAAAGAACGGCCGGGCCGCCACTCGCTGGCCCTTGATTTAATTGAGGAGTTACGCGCCCCAGTAGCCGATAGATTTGTACTTACCCTCATTAATACTCGCCGTGTAAATGCCAAAGGCTTTACGCAAAAAGAAAACGGTGCTGTGATGATGGACGAAAATACTCGTAAAACCTTTTTAACCGCTTGGCAAGAGCATAAAAAAGAACAGCTTACCCACCCTTATTTAAAGGAAAAAATTAGCTGGGGCTTGGTGCCCCATGCACAGGCTCAACTACTGGCTAGCTATTTACGCGGCGACCTTGATGGTTACCCGCCGTTTTTGTGGAAATGATAGGTTACTTTAAACAACACTTTACTAAGGTTGACGAAATTTCTCACTTATGTTACACTCTTAAATATAAGAGGTTTTGGTGTCTTTAAAGCATCAAAGCTCAAAACTATTAGGAGTAAAATATGAATGAAATGATAATTAACTGCCCAAAATGTAACCAAACATTTAACTTGTTAGAGCAAACGACCATTGATGGCCATGTAAAGCAAGAAATTGATAAAGCTCTACAAGCTGCAAAAAACTCTTTTGATAAAGAATTAGAAACAGCTAAAAAATTAGTTACGGAAACCACGACAAATTTGTTAAAAGACGAACTACATGAAAAAGACAGGTTAGTGTTAGAGCTAAATGTTAAGCTAACTCAAATTAAAGAAGAAAAAGAAAATGCTATAAAATTGGCCATAGAAGAGACAAAAAATTTATCGAAAGATGAGCTAAGTAGCAAAACTCTAGAAATAGAGAAAATAAAGGCTGCAAATGATAAATCTATATCAGAGCTTCAGGCTAAAATTGACTTATTTGAAAGAGACAAAAAGTTAGAAATTTCTCAAATAATAAGTGAAGAACAAGAAAAACATACAGACCTAAAGGTTAAAATTGCCGAACAAAATACAAAATTTGCAGAGATGGAGAGTAACTATAAAGGCATTATTGCATATAAAGATAAGGAGATTGAACGTGTGGAAAAGATGAAAAAATCATTATCAACTAAAGCTTTAGGTGAATCTTTAGAGATATATTGTCAAAATGAATTTAATAAAATTTGCTCTTCGGCTTTCCCTAATGCTTTTTTTCAATAAAGATAACGATGCCAGTAGCGGCAGTAAGGGAGATTTTATCTTTCGTTACCCTGCAGAGGGCGTTGAATCTATTTCCATCATGTTTGAATGTAAGCATGAAAGCGAAGATACTGCCGTAAAACAAAAAAACGAAAGTTTTTTAGCAAAACTAGATAAAGACCGTAACAAGGAAAAATGTGAGTATTCAATTTTAGTCTCTACCCTTGAAGCTGATAATGATTTATATAATCAAGGCATAGTTGATGTTTCCTACCTCTATCCTAAAATGTATGTTATTAGGCCGCAGTTTTTATCCTCATGATTACCATGCTTAAAAATGCAGCTGAGAAATCTTATGAAGCCAAAAAAGAATTAGCTATAGCTAGAGAGCAGAATATAGATATTACGAATTTTGTAAATAATGTAGCTAATTTTAGAAGTAGTTTTTTCCAAACAATGGAATATGCAAATAACAAACGTGAAGAAGCTATCACGCAAATTGATAACGCTATTAGAGGTCTTGAAAATGCAAAGGAAGCATTAAGGATATTCAATGGGCATTTTAATACAATGGATAATAAATTGGAAAAATTTACTGTTGAGCGATTAATTAAGAATAATCCAACAATGATAGAATTGTTTAATAAGCTAGAAGAATAGCTCGATAATTATTATAGATTTTCTTATTTTTATTGTACTTTTTAGTATACTTGTCGTGCTTTTACCAGCACGTGAATTGAAACAGTAATGTGTTTTTTAAAATGCAATGAATTATATCGTCCCTCTATCGAGGGGCGTGAATTAAGTTCTTACTTGACAGAAACAGGAATTATGCTAAACTGAAACTATGCTAATACTCATAGCCTACGATGTAAACACCGAAACTCCAGCCGGCAAGCGCCGCCTAAGACAAGTGGCCAAAGTTTGTGTCAATTACGGTCAGCGCGTGCAGAATTCCGTTTTTGAGTGCGAACTTGATAACGCTTTGTTCATCAAAGTAAAGCATCAATTAGAAAATATCATTGATAAAGAAACCGACAGCCTGCGCTTTTACCGCTTAGGAAATAATCCACAAATTGAGCATATAGGTGCTAAAGAGAGTTATGACCCTAAGGGCATACTTATTATTTAATTACTGGTGCGAAGGGGAAGCTAACATAAAAAGGGCTAACCTTTCGCACTTACCTTGCTATAGAAATAGGTTTTGCCTATACTCATATTATAAATATATTTATTTCAATCTTATAGTATTATAGACAAAATAAGCATTTTTTGATATACTAAGGGAAATTTCTCGCAACGAGGAATAACGAGGTTAGCTTTAATCTCTGCCGTCGCGCTCCGCATGGAGCGTGTGAATTGAAACATTTAAATTTCCTTTATAGATTTTAAAAATTGCGTCGCGCTCCGCATGGAGCGTGTGAATTGAAACTTAAAACGCATACGTTATCTATCGCAGCAGGGGCGTCGCGCTCCGCATGGAGCGTGTGAATTGAAACTTTTGTTTTAGATTACTTTAACAGTTGGCTTAGATTGGTCGCGCTCCGCATGGAGCGTGTGAATTGAAACAATACCTTTATACCTAGCGGCCAGTACAGTGAATGTCGCGCTCCGCATGGAGCGTGTGAATTGAAACAAACCAAAGGAAGCCGATACCTTAATAAAACGCTGTCGCGCTCCGCATGGAGCGTGTGAATTGAAACATAACATCAGCAGGTACATAAATAGCGTACCTGTCGGTCGCGCTCCGCATGGAGCGTGTGAATTGAAACACGTTATACAAAGGGCCAACTATAGTAATTGAGGTCGCGCTCCGCATGGAGCGTGTGAATTGAAACGGTATAGCCTTAAAGGGCCCCCCCCAAAAAAAAAGGTCGCGCTCCGCATGGAGCGTGTGAATTGAAACTATTAATACTAAGTCTACAATCTTTTAATTTTTTGGTCGCGCTCCGCATGGAGCGTGTGAATTGAAACCTGTTGTAGTGCTGTATATTTACCACTTTTTGAGGTGTCGCGCTCCGCATGGAGCGTGTGAATTGAAACCTGCCGGCACGTAGCGCTTACCCCGCCAGCTGGGAGGTCGCGCTCCGCATGGAGCGTGTGAATTGAAACTCTAAAGGCGGTGGGTAAAGCCGACCAGCTTACGCGGGTCGCGCTCCGCATGGAGCGTGTGAATTGAAACTACGCCCGCAAAGCACGGGCGGCATTTGTAGAGGGTCGCGCTCCGCATGGAGCGTGTGAATTGAAACATTATATTGCTTTGGTTGCTGGTGGAAAACTGATGTCGCGCTCCGCATGGAGCGTGTGAATTGAAACAATAGACAGTCTGTTTTCTGCCATTGCTTCATCTAGTCGCGCTCCGCATGGAGCGTGTGAATTGAAACTTTTGTGTGTATATTTTTATTGTTCGTAATAAATGTCGCGCTCCGCATGGAGCGTGTGAATTGAAACTGTCAATATGATACGAAGTAGCTCCGGGTACTGCGTCGCGCTCCGCATGGAGCGTGTGAATTGAAACTCTTTAAAGATTTGCCGGCCAATCTTTTGCTCATTCTCGGTCGCGCTCCGCATGGAGCGTGTGAATTGAAACTTTAGATTTCAGCGCGCGGATAGCTGGAACGGAAAGTCGCGCTCCGCATGGAGCGTGTAAATTGAAACCTTATTGAAGTTTTCCGCTTTTATCGTAATATGCTGAGGTCGCGCTCCGCATGGAGCGTGTGAATTGAAACAGTATTTTATCGAAAAATAACACCGAAAACTATGTCGCGCTCCGCATGGAGCGTGTGAATTGAAACCTTGAAAGTAGACTTTAAAGATAAGCTGCTTTAATTAAGTCGCGCTCCGCATGGAGCGTGTGAATTGAAACCCTAATATTGTCTTTGTTCTGGTAATGAATAAAACTATGGTCGCGCTCCGCATGGAGCGTGTGAATTGAAACCTTTACATTAATAATATTGATAAAGAAGTAGCTAAAAAAAGTCGCGCTCCGCATGGAGCGTGTGAATTGAAACGGCTTACTGTGGCCACAGAAAAAGCCAAAAATTTATACCGTCGCGCTCCGCATGGAGCGTGTGAATTGAAACCCTTTGTTTGCCTTAATTACGGGTGATATGCCTATTATGGTCGCGCTCCGCATGGAGCGTGTGAATTGAAACCCTTTGTTTGCCTTAATTACGGGTGATATGCCTATTATGGTCGCGCTCCGCATGGAGCGTGTGAATTGAGGTCGCGCTCCGCATGGAGCGTGTGAATTGAAACTAAAATAGAATTTAGAGCAGATAAACACCATAAAGGTCGCGCTCCGCATGGAGCGTGTGAATTGAAACCCTATTTTAGGCGGGGTAAGATAAGCCATAATAATGGCGTCGCGCTCCGCATGGAGCGTGTGAATTGAAACGCTAGAGGCGCTATCACCGCTAAGCACTATAAAAGGTCGCGCTCCGCATGGAGCGTGTGAATTGAAACACCATCGGTGCTAGGGGCAACTAGGGTAAACGTAAGTCGCGCTCCGCATGGAGCGTGTGAATTGAAACATTGGGTACTTTATTTTTTGTTAGATGATTATTTTGTCGCGCTCCGCATGGAGCGTGTGAATTGAAACCGTGAATGGCATGAAATGGCCGAACATGACGATGTCGCGCTCCGCATGGAGCGTGTGAATTGAAACCGTGAATGGCATGAAATGGCCGAACATGACGATGTCGCGCTCCGCATGGAGCGTGTGAATTGAAACCTTTTCTAATGCCATAAAGCCAATATTTACAGAGGGGTCGCGCTCCGCATGGAGCGTGTGAATTGAAACCTTTATACCTAGAGTTAATAGATAATTATTTGCAGTCGCGCTCCGCATGGAGCGTGTGAATTGAAACTTATTGCATAATTATTTATATCAAAGTTATCTTGTCGCGCTCCGCATGGAGCGTGTGAATTGAAACAAACATTTGTTTGATTTTATTATCCAATTCTTCCAGTCGCGCTCCGCATGGAGCGTGTGAATTGAAACCTTTAAATAATTTGGCTAATAATATTGCGCAATCATGGAGTCGCGCTCCGCATGGAGCGTGTGAATTGAAACTATTGCTAAAGTCAATCATTCCCCGCCAGCGCCTAGGTCGCGCTCCGCATGGAGCGTGTGAATTGAAACTAATTTAGTTGCTGATGATGTTAATATTAATATAGGTCGCGCTCCGCATGGAGCGTGTGAATTGAAACTCAAGATTTTATGGCCAGTAATAGGCACAGGTTGTGTCGCGCTCCGCATGGAGCGTGTGAATTGAAACTTAAGGCTGCTAACGGGGATAACTAATGAATAATATTGTCGCGCTCCGCATGGAGCGTGTGAATTGAAACACTTCTCATGGCGTCAAGGGGGGCAATAAGGTTATATCTGGTCGCGCTCCGCATGGAGCGTGTGAATTGAAACATCTAAGAGGTCGTTTCGCCAGAGCAGATAAACTGGTCGCGCTCCGCATGGAGCGTGTGAATTGAAACTGCTTTTAAAAATAAAGAGATAACCTATGGCTATAGGGTCGCGCTCCGCATGGAGCGTGTGAATTGAAACAATTTGCTTTTTGGGCCACGGTAAATACAGCCGAGTCGCGCTCCGCATGGAGCGTGTGAATTGAAACCATTATTAGTTAAACCCACTAACCAAATAGAAAATGTCGCGCTCCGCATGGAGCGTGTGAATTGAAACTGATGACATTTAGCCACATCAAGCGTACTAGCCAAGTCGCGCTCCGCATGGAGCGTGTGAATTGAAACACTCTCCATACTCTCCATATCTAAAAGTTACCACTTTGCGTCGCGCTCCGCATGGAGCGTGTGAATTGAAACTCCTGCTCCAGCTGCACTTTACATATCATTGGAAAACGTCGCGCTCCGCATGGAGCGTGTGAATTGAAACAATATCACTGGCGCAGCGTGCTAAATATGTTTATGTCGCGCTCCGCATGGAGCGTGTGAATTGAAACTAATTACGGTAGCTACCGCCGCAAAGGGTGGTATGTCGCGCTCCGCATGGAGCGTGTGAATTGAAACTGGCGGCAATGGTAGAGGATGGCCGGCTAAGGGCTAGTCGCGCTCCGCATGGAGCGTGTGAATTGAAACAAATCTGTTGAGGGGGTACGCTTAGGGTTAGAAGATGTCGCGCTCCGCATGGAGCGTGTGAATTGAAACACTATATAATTGAAAATAAATTTATAAAAGCAAAGTCGCGCTCCGCATGGAGCGTGTGAATTGAAACTACGTGCATTTAATTGATAGTGTAACAAGTGAAGGTCGC from Spirochaetaceae bacterium harbors:
- the cas2 gene encoding CRISPR-associated endonuclease Cas2, producing MLILIAYDVNTETPAGKRRLRQVAKVCVNYGQRVQNSVFECELDNALFIKVKHQLENIIDKETDSLRFYRLGNNPQIEHIGAKESYDPKGILII
- the cas1c gene encoding type I-C CRISPR-associated endonuclease Cas1c, with translation MKKLLNTLYVNQPDVYLSLDGENIVFLGVNNVEVNPRRPLHLFEGIVSFGYRGVSPALMGKCVEMGISLSFCKPSGRFLAEVSGEVRGNVLLRRKHYRIADDVEQSLSLAKVITAAKITNSRWVLERATRDHALQVDGEKITRAITSLKKAKDDALKSLTHEELMGIEGKAASSYFWAFDELILHSKEHFYFKERTKRPPMDNVNALLSFVYSLLTKEIASALIAVGLDPFVGFIHKERPGRHSLALDLIEELRAPVADRFVLTLINTRRVNAKGFTQKENGAVMMDENTRKTFLTAWQEHKKEQLTHPYLKEKISWGLVPHAQAQLLASYLRGDLDGYPPFLWK
- a CDS encoding TfoX/Sxy family protein, whose amino-acid sequence is MAWTKAPADMTDWLTTQMEHYPLQYRPMFGYPTWFYNGNMFSSVHGENIMLRLKPADQAAMMEAFDEVQPFVALNGKAMKDYVMFSADLFSETPELQKWFDKGFEHVKSLPVKEPKVKKSK
- a CDS encoding DUF262 domain-containing protein translates to MNNITTIANLLTNTIAVPNYQRAYAWREWRDKGQLSQFIEDLEEHYKAITTAGLTTPYHFGHFLFEKNEDDNFYVIDGQQRLTTIVIFLAATSANLNNYNINLNKFSTIGYDNQFFIDYVMNKTKTNKDNLPTKSSQRIANAFDYFNKRLPYKVQEHIEALVDIVLKASCTTAQLVQNSMQAAQMFIFQNDRGLKVTILEKIKAQFMHKLHLFGSGQAAENINKLQQHFENIYKAQAIINIDEDTVLGWFARVWYGKLTPTINVHEEIMQTFNNEKFQGTKGVDFILRFCEQLEKCFNNLIYFYRDDSLNFPNIRSLIILEDESYLFMPFIIKAYNFNLPKADIDTLCNNFMALEVRRRLIGGKGYLHQRLGDVFNKFNDNSNDISPITDRIEVLKTMRSGQKIEINEFKIAGDYWNNTKIKEALEESVEDKEKVIKFILWQYETNNGDKCNYDYDELSLDYIRAKPGKNYTKFDLLGNYILLTPRNTVKGDSSFDKKKSSFIHLKQQLEIRDDHQLEVWDSEAIEKRHKKLVQFVLENL
- a CDS encoding Uma2 family endonuclease, which encodes MSSIPLNKYFTLQDYFSLPYKGNEEPRFELIDGIMMMSPSPSNKHQQIMLNLTRQLANFFDDKACQVFFEFDVKLFPRKATVYCPDLIVVCNSNQITEQYIDGPPNFIIEVGSPGTLHKDLTKKRTDYERAGVNEYWVVDGVYRVYTYLLNENNKYDEIIYEKQKEIPVKSFTGLTISFERLQKML
- a CDS encoding Uma2 family endonuclease, whose product is MIEIGSFSTLKTDLGKKRAAYERAGVKENWVVRNPYFVHIFVLNNDGVYVESVHRNEASIKVHSFEGLTIDLNYLQK
- a CDS encoding Uma2 family endonuclease, with protein sequence MSNIPLNKYLTLTDYFNLLLDERGKQELIDGILTMSPSPSSNHARMVRHLTKYLINYFDDKTCEFFADHDVQLFQDEPLIYRPDLLVVCDRSKITEQQILGAPDFIVEVGSPSTLNRDLTKKRTDYERAGVAEYWVMVSPVLVYTYCLNADGKFEETVHRNPKSIKVHSFDELVIDFSRLQQGM
- the cas4 gene encoding CRISPR-associated protein Cas4, which codes for MHNTDTYFLISGLQHFTFCRRRWALIYIEQVWADNALTIQGALMHEKAHNPLLTDKRGNVLISREMPIISHKHQMQGNCDIVEFIKADEGVPLFGREGLWQPTPIEYKKGKGRVSGGLCISHGHEADSRQLCAQAMCLEEMLCCKPIETAYIYYGEIKRREPVAITVELRQNVANLLAEMRNYYARGYVPKAKPAKHCDNCSLKEECLPNLAKRESVKSYLANMLSDDD